A part of Magnetospirillum sp. ME-1 genomic DNA contains:
- a CDS encoding UDP-2,3-diacylglucosamine diphosphatase has protein sequence MNASLDTKRRYRTIWISDIHLGTRGCKADDLLDFLKSTECETLYLVGDIIDGWRLRRSWYWPQSHNDVVQKLLRKARKGTRVVFVPGNHDEFARDYHGLLFGDIAVATTILHETADGRRLLVLHGDAFDGVVKHARWLAHLGDSAYTMALALNHWLNVARRALGFPYWSLSAYLKHKVKNAVQYIASFEDAMAEEARRHGADGVVCGHIHHAEKREVNGILYCNDGDWVESCTALAEGFDGALEIIRWLEAEGNTCAYSSSRMPGSLRSTASSEPSTP, from the coding sequence ATGAACGCCAGTCTCGACACCAAGAGGCGTTACAGGACCATCTGGATTTCCGACATTCATCTGGGCACTCGCGGCTGCAAGGCCGACGACCTGCTGGATTTCCTCAAAAGCACCGAGTGCGAGACCCTGTATCTGGTCGGCGACATCATCGACGGCTGGCGGCTCCGGCGTTCGTGGTACTGGCCGCAAAGCCACAACGACGTGGTCCAGAAGCTGCTGCGCAAGGCGCGCAAGGGCACCCGGGTGGTGTTCGTGCCCGGCAACCACGATGAATTCGCCCGCGACTATCACGGCCTGCTGTTCGGCGACATCGCCGTCGCCACCACCATCCTGCACGAGACCGCCGATGGCCGGCGGCTGCTGGTGCTGCACGGCGACGCCTTCGACGGGGTGGTGAAGCACGCCCGCTGGCTGGCCCATCTGGGCGATAGCGCCTACACCATGGCACTGGCCTTGAACCACTGGCTGAACGTGGCGCGGCGCGCGCTGGGCTTTCCCTACTGGTCGCTGTCGGCCTACCTGAAGCACAAGGTCAAGAACGCGGTGCAGTACATCGCCAGCTTCGAGGACGCCATGGCCGAGGAAGCGCGGCGCCATGGCGCCGACGGGGTGGTGTGCGGCCACATCCACCACGCCGAGAAGCGCGAGGTGAACGGCATTCTCTACTGCAACGACGGCGACTGGGTCGAAAGCTGCACCGCCCTGGCGGAAGGCTTCGACGGCGCCCTGGAAATCATCCGCTGGCTGGAGGCCGAGGGAAACACATGCGCATACTCGTCGT
- a CDS encoding diacylglycerol/lipid kinase family protein, which produces MTVDQAACLTVPETQSAVAPRRVLVIHNPTAGRRRRRQLELVVSAISTLGGRVTCRETARRGDAEDFAAQARPGEFDAVIAAGGDGTVNEVLNGLGAGPGGLALGVIPLGTANVLACEIGLDPDDVEQVARTVAFGLARRIHVGQANRRRFLLMAGAGLDAHVVAGVSAVLKRRAGKLAYVVESLRQAVGYDFPKLSIRADGVEYEARMVVACKGRFYGGPFIAAPDADLAAPTLELCILPNPGMAGMLRYGLALPLGRLPGLPEVRVVSARNILITGPRGAPVQGDGDIVARLPAEISIADQTVDLICP; this is translated from the coding sequence ATGACAGTCGATCAAGCCGCCTGCCTGACCGTTCCCGAGACGCAATCCGCCGTGGCGCCGCGTCGGGTGCTGGTGATTCACAATCCCACCGCCGGCCGCCGCCGCCGCCGCCAGCTGGAACTGGTGGTGAGCGCCATCAGCACGCTGGGGGGCCGCGTCACCTGCCGCGAGACGGCACGGCGCGGCGATGCCGAGGATTTCGCCGCCCAGGCCCGCCCCGGTGAGTTCGACGCGGTGATCGCGGCGGGCGGCGACGGCACCGTCAACGAGGTTCTGAACGGCCTGGGGGCGGGGCCGGGCGGTCTGGCCCTGGGGGTCATTCCGCTGGGCACCGCCAACGTGCTGGCCTGCGAGATCGGGCTCGATCCCGACGACGTGGAGCAGGTGGCGCGCACCGTGGCCTTTGGTCTGGCCCGGCGCATCCATGTGGGCCAGGCCAACCGGCGGCGCTTCCTGCTGATGGCCGGGGCCGGGCTCGACGCCCATGTGGTGGCGGGGGTGAGCGCCGTCCTGAAACGCCGGGCGGGCAAGCTGGCCTATGTGGTGGAAAGCCTGCGTCAGGCGGTGGGCTACGACTTTCCCAAGCTCTCCATCCGCGCCGACGGGGTGGAATACGAGGCCCGCATGGTGGTGGCCTGCAAGGGGCGCTTCTACGGCGGGCCGTTCATCGCCGCCCCCGACGCCGATCTGGCCGCTCCCACGCTGGAATTGTGCATCCTGCCCAATCCGGGCATGGCGGGGATGCTGCGCTATGGCCTCGCCCTGCCGCTGGGCAGGCTGCCCGGCCTGCCCGAGGTCCGGGTGGTGTCGGCCCGCAACATCCTGATCACCGGCCCGCGCGGCGCCCCGGTCCAGGGCGACGGCGACATCGTCGCCCGCCTGCCGGCCGAGATCTCCATCGCCGACCAGACCGTCGACCTCATCTGCCCCTAG